The genomic region TGGGAATGGCCTCCCAGCTGACGGGCGAGATGAGCTGGATGGAGAAGGCCTCCTGCTGCGGGTGGATGTAGCGCTCGTCTGCGGGCAGAGGGCGGCGGGGTCAGGGCCGCTCCACAGCGcccggccgggggcggggcgcgcaCCCACCTCTCTCGATGGTCTCGAACTCCTTCTCCTCGCCGGTCATGCGCGGGATGCGCGTGCACGGCGCGTTGGTGCTGGTGGCGACGGCGTACACCTGGGGAGGGGCTGCGTGTCacgcaggccgcaggccgggcgCGGCCCCCACGCGTGGGCGCGGCCTACCTTGGACTCCACGTGGTAGGCCACGTAGTGCGCCGTGCAGCGCAGCGGGATCTTCCTGACGGGCCAGGGGGCGTCGTAGGACAGGTACGCGGGCAGCACGCTGATGCGCAGCTCGCCCTGCGGGGCCACGGGCGCCGTCCACGCCGCCGTCACACCCGGGCTCGCGCTCTCCTCGGCCCCCCTTCCCGGCGCTGCGCCCCGAGCGCCCCGCCCCTCCCACCTGCGGGGCTCCTCGCTGACCCTCGCGCGCTGGCCCGCGGCCCCACCTGTCTGTTGAAGTACAGAAAGCCGCGGGGGCAGTTGACGTTGTGGAAGGGGGCGAAGGAGTCGATGGGGCCGTCGATGCCCATTGGGTGCAGCCGCAGGGCCCCCCGGCCGGTCACCAGGAGCCAGTGGGGCGAGGGGCCGCAGATGAAGACCTGGGGGCCGCCCGCGTGAGCGCGCAGGCCTCAGACCCACGGCCGGCCCTGCCCGCCCGCCGGCCCACCTACCCCCGAGTAGCCGTAAATGTCCTCGAAGTAGCGGAAGCGCGCCACGCGGCCCCGCACCCCGGGCCCCTCCTCCGCGCTGCCACCCTCGGCCTTCTTCTTGGACGGCTTCGGCTTCTTCTCACGGAAGTTGATGTTGTGGGGGACCTGGGGGGGCTCCTGTGAGGGCCGGTCCTCCCgcacaggccccgcccccgcagcTCCCGAGCCCCGGAGGCCACCCGCACCTTCTTGAAGCGGACTTTGAGGTTGCCCTGCCCGAGCTGCGAGTCGTGGGGGAAGGCCTCGTAGAGCAGCAGCTCCTGGTCCACGTGCACCTGCGGGCGGGGCGGTCAGCGCAGGGCAGGGCGGTCAGCGCGGCGCGGGTCAGCGCGGGGCAGCCGCCGGGCGGGCGCTCACCAGCAGGTACGGCCGGCTCTGGCGGCTCCCCAGCGCCACCAGCAGCACCTCCTTGACGAGGGGCAGCTCGCCCTGGCGCGTGACCTCCTCCTTGCGCGCCTCGCCTTGCGTGGAGGGCTGCCCGAAGGAGCTGTCCACCAGCACGCGCTGCCCCACGGGGAAGTTCTTCACCAGGAACACCAGCCGCCAGTCGGGGAGCTGGTAGATCTGGGGGCGGGGACGCGGGTCAGCAGAGCCCGGGGCGGCGTGGGGGgcccgggggagggggcggggcgcgcACCTCCATGGCTCCGCTCTCCCGCACCAGCAGGCACCAGTGGGTGGGCTCAGCCCGGAAGGCGGCGGGCTCGCGGTCGGCGGGGGGCTGGCTGCTCCGCCGGGGCTCCTCCTTgctggggctgaagagggagccCGAGTCCCCGTAGAGCATCTCCTCCTCGTCATCCACCGTGGGGCTGGTGGCGGCAGACGTGTCAGCGCCGCATGCCCGcggcccaggccccagcccccgcCCACCGGACCGACCCCTGCCCACCTGGTCTCGGAGCCCAGGCCCTCCACCTCCACGCCGCTGCGGCCCCCCAGCTCGTCGCGCGCCCCGCCCAGGCGGCTCTCGGTGGTGAACATGCCGCTGACGTCGCGGTACAGGCAGAGCGTGATGACCTTGgactgctgttgggggaggggcaggtCAGTGGGTGGGCTGGGGCCGCAAGAGGGCGGGTGGCGGTCAGAGGGGCTTACATGGTGCAGCGGGGGCTTGTGCAGCGCCAGGCGGTGGTGGCGGCCCCCGTACGAGTCACTCTTGAGCAGGAAGGTCGTGACGTGGCCCTCGGCGCTCATGACGACCACGTAGGGGTCGGCCACGGCGCAGTGTGCAATAGGGGAACCCAGGTCCACGGGAATGAAGTGCAGCTGGCTCACTGCGGGCAGGCGGGCGGGTCAGGACGGGTGTGGCGGGTGTGGGGGCGCGCggcccccccaagcccggctggcGCACCTCCTTCCAGCAGGCGGATGCCGAGCGGTGACACTTGCACGATGTAGCGGTTGTCACCGATGTTGCCGGCAAAGACCGTGGGGCCCTGCGTGGCGAAGCCGCTGGTGTCCAGCTCCATGATCTCCTGCCCGGTCTGCAGGATCTGTGGGGGCAATGGGGTGAGGCCGCACACCCCGCACAGCCCTGCCTGGCCGCGGCGCCCGCCCTCACCATGGTGGAGTCCTCGCGGCTCAGGATCAGGAAGCCGTGCCTGCGCCCGTCCTCGTCCGCCTCGGGCACGCTGGGCTCCTGCTCGGGCCCCTCCCCCTTGGGGGTCTCCTCCTGGGAGGGCGGGAGAGATGCTAGCAGGGTGGCCTGTCCCCACAGAGGCCAAGCAGGGGCCGGGCCTCAGCCGGGGAGCCCCTTGACCTTGGCCAGGGGCGTTACTGGCCAGGCCACAGCAGGCCTGGCTGGTCACTATGAGGCAACCGTGGGTCTGCCCCAACACGGGGCGGCGACACAGGCCCCGGCCCCCACGCCAGCACCCAGGGCCCACCTCCTTGCGCACGGGCGCAATGACGGTCCACATGTCGTAGCAGCCCGGCAGCTCGAAGGTCGTCACCACCTGGGGCCGGATGCTCTTCTGCAGAGGTCGGCAGCATCACCCACCTGCCCCAGGCCACCCGCAGGCCACCCACACGCCTGCGGCCCCACAGCGCTCCTGGGGGGCGTCGGCTCCCCAGCCCCCCCACTCCACACACCTGCAGCACCGACAGGGCCCCGTTTTTCCCATAGCCAGAGCAAACCACGATCTCCAGGTCCGGCTCAGGGCTGTTCTGGAACTGCACGGGAAGGAGTGAGGGCCAGCCctcgccaccccccacccctgcccgcccctccccgcaGCACCTCTTCGGAGAGGAAGGCGGGCTCGCCCATGGCCGCGTTGGCACAAGGTCCGATATTGAGGATGCTGTCGCACACCTGCAGGCAGCACAACCAGCAGGTGGGGGGGTGCCCAGCCTCACCTGGAGGGAGCAAGAGGGCAGGAAGGGGGGACCCAACCTCACCTCAAAGGAGTAGGTGGCCAGCTGCGTGCCTGACTGGGCCTCGCTTCCGTACACTTCGATCTCGTCCACCTCGTCCTGGGGCACCGTCTTACCCCCTGCAGCACAcccagagcccagctgagcccagactGCAGCCCCAGACCACGGCCCTGCCCCTCCGCTGACCAACCCtgccacacccccaccccctcatctgACCAGCCCCCGatccccagccccggcccctcaCCTGACCAGCCCACTGCACCGTCCACTCGCTTCTTCTTTGTGGGTGGCTCCTCCTGGGGGCAGGACGACAGTGAGCAGCTGGGCTGCCCCTGGAGAGGCTCTCACTTGGCCCTCAGCCCCAGGGGGTGTACCCACCTTGTCGGCCGCCTCACGGACAGCACTGGCCAGAGGCTCCTGGAGCTTCTCCGTGTACTTGAGCAGGAGGGAGTTGCCCAGGCGGGAGCCCAGGAACAGATACCCTGGCTCCATAGTGACcatctgggggtggggccaggtcAGCACTGCAGGCCCAGAGCCAAGCCCCCCACCCACCGCACCCCCACTCACGCTGGTGGTGAGGACACTGGCAGCTGCCTTGTCGAAGTGGAAGGAGCGGACACTGCGCATGCCGTCGGTGATGAGGGTCAGCACGTagctgggggagaggggacagagcatgggaaagagtgggggaggggagggacccCGGCTGGGGGAGACCGCGCGGGGTGGACCGGCGGAGGCTCACATCTCGCCGCCCTTGAGGGAGATGACCATCTTGTCAT from Dasypus novemcinctus isolate mDasNov1 chromosome 14, mDasNov1.1.hap2, whole genome shotgun sequence harbors:
- the CPSF1 gene encoding cleavage and polyadenylation specificity factor subunit 1 gives rise to the protein MYAVYKQAHPPTGLEFSMYCNFFSNSERNLVVAGSSQLYVYRLNRDAEAVAKNDRSTEGQAHREHREKLELAASFSFFGNVMSMASVQLAGAKRDALLLSFKDAKLSVVEYDPGTHDLKTLSLHYFEEPELRDGFVQNVHTPRVRVDPDGRCAVMLIYGTRLVVLPFRRESLAEEHEGLVGEGQRSSFLPSYIIDVRALDEKLLNIVDLQFLHGYYEPTLLILFEPNQTWPGRVAVRQDTCSIVAISLNITQKVHPVIWSLTSLPFDCTQALAVPKPIGGVVIFAVNSLLYLNQSVPPYGVALNSLTCGTTAFPLRTQEGVKITLDCAQAAFISYDKMVISLKGGEIYVLTLITDGMRSVRSFHFDKAAASVLTTSMVTMEPGYLFLGSRLGNSLLLKYTEKLQEPLASAVREAADKEEPPTKKKRVDGAVGWSGGKTVPQDEVDEIEVYGSEAQSGTQLATYSFEVCDSILNIGPCANAAMGEPAFLSEEFQNSPEPDLEIVVCSGYGKNGALSVLQKSIRPQVVTTFELPGCYDMWTVIAPVRKEEETPKGEGPEQEPSVPEADEDGRRHGFLILSREDSTMILQTGQEIMELDTSGFATQGPTVFAGNIGDNRYIVQVSPLGIRLLEGVSQLHFIPVDLGSPIAHCAVADPYVVVMSAEGHVTTFLLKSDSYGGRHHRLALHKPPLHHQSKVITLCLYRDVSGMFTTESRLGGARDELGGRSGVEVEGLGSETSPTVDDEEEMLYGDSGSLFSPSKEEPRRSSQPPADREPAAFRAEPTHWCLLVRESGAMEIYQLPDWRLVFLVKNFPVGQRVLVDSSFGQPSTQGEARKEEVTRQGELPLVKEVLLVALGSRQSRPYLLVHVDQELLLYEAFPHDSQLGQGNLKVRFKKVPHNINFREKKPKPSKKKAEGGSAEEGPGVRGRVARFRYFEDIYGYSGVFICGPSPHWLLVTGRGALRLHPMGIDGPIDSFAPFHNVNCPRGFLYFNRQGELRISVLPAYLSYDAPWPVRKIPLRCTAHYVAYHVESKVYAVATSTNAPCTRIPRMTGEEKEFETIERDERYIHPQQEAFSIQLISPVSWEAIPNARIELEEWEHVTCMKTVSLRSEETVSGLKGYVAAGTCLMQGEEVTCRGRILIMDVIEVVPEPGQPLTKNKFKVLYEKEQKGPVTALCHCNGHLVSAIGQKIFLWSLRASELTGMAFIDTQLYIHQMISVKNFILAADVMKSISLLRYQEESKTLSLVSRDAKPLEVYSVDFMVDNAQLGFLVSDRDRNLMVYMYLPEAKESFGGMRLLRRADFHVGAHVNTFWRTPCRGATEGPSKKSVVWENKHITWFATLDGGIGLLLPMQEKTYRRLLMLQNALTTMLPHHAGLNPRAFRMLHVDRRILQNAVRNVLDGELLNRYLYLSAMERSELAKKIGTTPDIILDDLLETDRVTAHF